In Cryptococcus gattii WM276 chromosome A, complete sequence, one genomic interval encodes:
- a CDS encoding Imidazoleglycerol phosphate synthase, putative (Similar to TIGR gene model, INSD accession AAW41221.1), whose translation MAATQLPIPEVGQPKGHAPQSKPKLYILDYGAGNVRSLANSINKLGYEFEWIKDESDFDKAEKLIFPGVGSFAQATSSLRTSGLHSHLLKYIASGKPYFGICIGMQVLFASSSESPGSEGLGVVPFAITEFKVEDNYEGGNGRKSVPHMGWNKAWKAWKSEGDEKETENLMVDDDYYFVHSYAALLPNPSASTPPKGVADFAYTLSRYGSETFVSSIRRDNVFAVQFHPEKSGPAGLDMLRKWLHAPVDTLSSSPSNPASTSVGKTWQPTNPSPLRAKGNGLTNRIVACLDVRSNDAGDLVVTKGDQYDVREKSSDKAVRNLGKPVELAQRYYLSGADEVAFLNITSFRSSALLDQPMLDVVRAAAETVFVPLTIGGGIKDTTDPDGTFHPALEVAGAYFRSGADKVSIGSEAVIAVEEMLEREARGEPALTGKTGIETISKGYGRQAVVISIDPKRVYVDTSVPGWLESFPAKHRASLIIGDNATSRTAPQEKGKAWWYQCTISGGRALRDIDVVQLAQGVERLGAGEILLNSVDRDGSGQGFDLDLVKLVKNAVGIPVVSSSGAGSPADFEEVFRETGTEAALAAGIFHRGEVGIDEVKGWLESKEMAVRRTALPTV comes from the exons ATGGCCGCCACTCAACTCCCCATCCCAGAAGTAGGCCAGCCAAAAGGCCACGCACCCCAGTCGAAGCCCAAGCTCTATATCCTCGACTACGGAGCAGGTAACGTTCGAAG TCTGGCAAACTCTATAAATAAGCTTGGATATGAGTTTGAGTGGATCAAGGATGAGAGCGACTTTGACAAGGCTGAA AAACTCATCTTCCCCGGTGTTGGCTCTTTCGCCCAGGCTACCAGCTCTCTCCGAACCTCTGGTCTCCACTCCCATCTTCTCAAGTACATTGCCTCCGGAAAACCCTACTTTGGTATCTGCATCGGTATGCAGGTCCTTTTcgcctcttcttctgaaTCACCCGGCTCTGAAGGATTGGGTGTCGTGCCTTTCGCCATTACTGAATTCAAGGTAGAGGACAACTACGAGGGCGGCAACGGAAGGAAGAGTGTGCCTCACATGGGATGGAACAAGGCTTGGAAGGCTTGGAAGTCtgaaggagatgagaaGGAAACAGAGAATTTGATGGTGGATGATGATTACTATTTTGTTCACTCCTACGCTGCTCTCCTTCCCAACCCATCTGCCTCTACTCCTCCGAAGGGAGTCGCCGACTTTGCTTACACACTCTCAAGATATGGTTCTGAGACTTTCGTCTCTTCGATACGGCGTGATAATGTCTTCGCTGTACAGTTCCACCCCGAGAAGAGTGGTCCTGCTGGTCTTGACATGTTGAGAAAATGGCTCCATGCTCCTGTCGACactctttcctcttccccttccaaTCCAGCTTCCACTTCTGTTGGCAAGACATGGCAACCCACCAACCCCTCTCCTCTCCGTGCCAAGGGCAACGGTTTGACCAACCGTATTGTCGCTTGCCTTGATGTTCGTTCCAACGATGCTGGTGACTTGGTCGTCACCAAGGGTGACCAGTACGACGTACGGGAAAAGTCTTCTGACAAGGCTGTCAGGAATTTGGGAAAGCCTGTCGAGTTAGCTCAGAGATATTACCTCTCTGGTGCAGATGAAGTCGCGTTCCTCAATATCACCAGCTTCCGATCCTCTGCTCTGCTCGATCAGCCTATGCTTGACGTTGTCAGGGCGGCCGCAGAAACCGTCTTTGTGCCTCTTACCATTGGTGGTGGTATCAAGGATACTACCGACCCCGACGGTACCTTCCACCCTGCTCTTGAGGTTGCCGGTGCCTACTTCCGTTCAGGGGCCGACAAGGTCTCCATTGGTAGTGAGGCCGTCATCGCAGTTGAGGAAATGCTCGAACGTGAAGCTCGAGGTGAACCTGCCTTGACTGGCAAGACTGGTATCGAGACCATCTCCAAAGGCTACGGTCGACAAGCTGTCGTCATCTCTATCGACCCTAAACGAGTTTATGTCGACACTTCTGTCCCCGGTTGGCTTGAATCCTTCCCCGCCAAGCACCGAGCGAGCTTGATCATTGGCGACAACGCCACCTCCCGTACGGCTCCGCAAGAAAAGGGCAAGGCTTGGTGGTACCAATGCACCATCTCTGGCGGCCGTGCTCTACGAGATATTGATGTCGTCCAGCTTGCTCAGGGTGTCGAGCGTCTCGGTGCGGGTGAGATTTTGCTCAACTCTGTGGACAGGGACGGTTCTGGTCAGGGTTTCGACCTTGATCTCGTCAAGCTCGTGAAGAATGCGGTCGGTATCCCCGTGGTTTCTTCCTCTGGAGCCGGCAGTCCTGCAGACTTTGAGGAGGTGTTCAGGGAAACTGGTACAGAAGCAGCGTTGGCGGCTGGTATCTTCCACAGGGGTGAGGTTGGAATTGACGAAGTCAAGGGATGGCTGGAAAGCAAGGAGATGGCTGTTAGGAGGACGGCTTTGCCAACCGTGTAG
- a CDS encoding Alpha-1,6-mannosyltransferase, putative (Similar to TIGR gene model, INSD accession AAW41222.1) translates to MDPEKGLPPTSTSSSAAPTRLSSPILQHVSFVHNLSPLRQHQHPSTLPHIGLRKRRLLSQIIIALGILSIIGWVALGENGMRGVITVVGSKGQGQQRPHDAPVPGIILGTKGKPMPLPDIEPMELPADVQESSQSSPAPQKGGEDDEEGVSFAEKMAKLSHISSRKWGLDLSPAKLLNGLAPWPSNPPINESAEALSVLGHFADDVYNYGPDTIEEYRKHLRTFIDVGWPKELKEVLTKGLDRFTMSDAGPVEGEEGYWDWDREKYVWQTDKDLRHVESEEVASWKDWRMDQERWKWDLLTDDDANKWVKNNLAGTKIEEVWDNLPSGILRADTLRYLLLLLRGGIYSDTDTVLLKSPSHWGQGARLWNDGEGWLTEDQKKRLEEGAQIEDVLGKPSVIVGLEADVGDREDWHDWWPRPIQMVQWTMASTPSHPITLSAVLRILHSTATAISWAHENARVINILKDQGRYEDAQNLASVSVLNELKHGGPVGVMAWTGPGVWTDAVLSYLRVKYGVKWVDFKGTQEPLRIGDVVILPVTGFSPGVGNFGSQHRTHREAMVEHRFAGSWKNE, encoded by the exons ATGGACCCCGAAAAAGGCCTTCCGCCCACATCGACATCCTCTTCCGCAGCTCCAACTCGCCTTTCTTCCCCGATCCTGCAACACGTTTCTTTCGTCCATAATCTCAGTCCCCTTAGGCAACATCAACATCCTTCAACCCTACCCCATATAGGTCTGCGGAAAAGAAGGTTATTATCCCAAATCATCATTGCTTTAGGAATATTGAGTATTATTGGCTGGGTAGCACTGGGAGAAAATGGTATGCGAGGCGTCATAACTGTCGTTGGTTCCAAAG GACAAGGACAACAACGTCCTCACGATGCACCTGTACCTGGTATCATACTAGGTACTAAGGGAAAGCCTATGCCGTTACCCGACATCGAGCCGATGGAACTTCCTGCGGACGTCCAGGAAAGCTCGCAATCTTCACCCGCCCCACAAAAAGGAGGCGAagacgatgaagaaggggtTAGTTTTGCGGAAAAAATGGCAAAACTGTCCCATATATCATCGCGAAAATGGGGTCTCGATCTCTCACCCGCCAAATTATTAAACGGTCTTGCACCCTGGCCGTCTAATCCACCGATCAACGAGTCCGCTGAGGCGCTCTCTGTACTGGGACACTTTGCGGATGATGTCTACAATTATGGACCGGACACGATCGAAGAGTATAGGAAACATCTGCGGACGTTTATCGACGTTGGGTGGCCAAAGGAGTTGAAGGAGGTTCTAACTAAGGGTTTAGACAGGTTTACGATGAGTGATGCAGGGCCggtggaaggagaagaaggatatTGGGATTGGGATAGGGAAAAATATGTGTGGCAGACGGACAAGGATTTGAGACACGTGGAGAGTGAAGAAGTGGCGAGTTGGAAGGATTGGAGGATGGATCAAGAACGCTGGAAATGGGATCTCTTGACTGATGA TGATGCCAACAAATGGGTCAAGAATAATTTGGCAGGAACCAAAATTGAAGAAGTATGGGATAACCTTCCCAGCGGTATTTTACGTGCCGATACATTGCGTTATCtactccttctccttcgAGGAGGAATCTACTCTGACACAGATACTGTCCTTCTCAAATCGCCGTCACATTGGGGTCAGGGTGCCCGACTATGGAATGACGGTGAAGGATGGTTGACAGAGGatcagaagaagagattAGAAGAGGGAGCTCAGATTGAAGATGTGCTTGGGAAGCCGAGTGTGATCGTTGGTCTGGAGGCGGATGTTGGAGATAGAGAAGATTGGCATGACTGGTGGCCTCGACCT ATACAAATGGTCCAATGGACAATGGCTTCCACTCCCTCCCATCCAATCACGCTGAGCGCCGTTCTTCGCATCCTCCATTCCACGGCCACTGCCATTTCCTGGGCACACGAAAACGCTCGTGTTATCAACATCCTCAAAGATCAAGGTCGCTACGAGGACGCCCAAAACCTTGCATCTGTCTCTGTCCTAAATGAACTCAAGCACGGGGGCCCGGTAGGGGTGATGGCTTGGACAGGGCCTGGAGTGTGGACGGATGCGGTCTTGAGTTATCTTAGAGTCAAGTATGGGGTAAAGTGGGTGGATTTCAAGGGGACGCAAGAGCCTTTGAGAATTGGGGATGTTGTCATCTTACCTG TAACTGGTTTCTCACCTGGAGTGGGCAACTTTGGCTCCCAGCATCGTACCC ACCGCGAAGCGATGGTCGAACATAGATTCGCTGGTAGCTGGAAAAATGAATAG